Genomic window (Drosophila ananassae strain 14024-0371.13 chromosome 3L, ASM1763931v2, whole genome shotgun sequence):
ATTTTCCCTTTAGGGATCCCCAAGCGGAATGCCTCTTCGATCGGGGACAGTTTGTGGGAAACCTGGATCACTCGGCTGGCGGAATACTTCCGGGGCAGCGTTTCGATGCCAATCAGCAGTGCATGCTCCGCTTTGGAAAGAACTTCATGAGGGACCCCTCCCAGAGCCAGACTGAGATTTGTCGGGACCTACACTGTCGGCAGGACGGATCGCCCTGGACCTCGCATCCGCCTCTGGAGGGCACCGAGTGCGGGGATAACATGGTAACTAAACCCCTAAAGGAAATTACCTATTTCTTCATTGTGTAACACAACTTCTAGTGGTGCCGCGGTGGATCTTGTGAGACTCGCTCCTCCCAGAAGGCCAGCTTCTACAGCCACAAGCCCTGGCCGCAGGGAAGCGTTACCCACGAGAAGTACACCTCGAGACCCAACATGATACCCTCCTTGCTGCACGATTACAATCCGGCGGGCAACGAGCTGCCCGGAACCACATCGAATTGGGGCGAATGGGGTGAGCCGAGTGCCTGTGAGTCGGGCTGCTTGTACGGAGCTTCTCGTCGCCTCCTGGAGGGCAGCACAGGGTTGAGGACTTTCAACAGGAGCTGTCTGAACTACCGGAACCGTTGCATGGGTAGGGATCGTCGCTTCGAGACCTGCACAACCCACCAGTGCCACAAGGTGGTGGTGCAGACGGTCGAAGACTTTGCCACCAATGTCTGCATGCGAGCGGGTCTTCTCGACAAGGAGCTGACTGGCGAGGGCCTTCAGCTGAGCAGCACGTCGGACACCGCCTGCATGGTCTTCTGCCGCACGAAGAACAACGGCACCAAGTCTCGACGCTGGACCTTCCCCGACGGCACCACCTGTCGCTCCAAGAATCACAATCCGGAGGACATAACTTACTGCATTGCTGGGCGCTGCGAACGCTTCTCCTGCGACAACTCAACCTCGAACTTCTTCCGGATGGACCATGGCTTTTGCCGGGAGCGATCCCTCCGGCCGACGAGGGACTCAGCGGACCAGGAAAGCAGACAGGAGACCACCAGCAAGCGCTATGCGGAGCGACAGGAGGGGATTACGCAAAGAAGTCCTCATGAAAATGGTTAGTTTGGAGAGTTAATATGAAGGAATAATCTTGATAAACCCTTAATTCATTTTGCAGAGGTCTCGAAGCGTTTCCATCCCCAAAATAATCACATAGGCAGTGGAGTGCCTCCTTATAAACGGAGATCTTATCCAAAACAGCATATTCCGGAGCATATTCCAGCCCGTCCTCCGCCGCCAGCCTCCGCCTCGCTTATAGCCCTGGATCGCCGCTCCTCGGGGGAGTCATCCGAGTGGGAGGTGCATCCGGGCTGTCATTCCAACTGCATGACCGATTCCAAGGGCGTCCAGGGGGTCACCTCGCGGCGCACTGGAGCGGAGAGCATCCAGCTCTGCTCACGTCCGGTTCATCCCTGCGAGCGCCTGCTAACGGCTGCGGAGTTCGCGGAGCAGACCTGCGCCCGATATCGCCAAAAGGTGCGAGGACTATCTGGCCACGGGGCCCAAATCTCCGCCAGCATCGATGAGCCTGATCGCAGCTGCCGGGTGGGCTGTCAGGACGAGCGGATCAAGTACAGGTACTACCTGGTGAACGGTCGGAACGGACACTTTCCGCCCGGCACCCGCTGCTCTCCGGTGGGGAAGCGCTACTGCGTCTACGGCAAGTGCCTGGAGTTCGGCGATGACGACCTGCCCCTGGACAAGACCCACATCAGCTTGGGCCAGTTGAGGATTGGCTTTCCGCGCCGGAAAAGGAGCTTGCCAGAGGACCTTGGTCAACTACATTTTAGTGAGTAGTAGATATCACAATTCTTATACTGTCTTAATAACATATGTCCTATTTTCCAGATATATCCTCCGAATACATCGAATTCACCCAACCCATTCACGTCTCCGCAGACGAACTGAACAGCAACAGCCAATAGCCCAGGCTCCAAGGCCGCACTTCCCTTAGTCGACTAAGTTCTAAGTTTAGTTTAAGTAATTAAGGCTGCCCTGAGAGAAAAAATGCTGCCTGAGaagtaaataaatttaaatattataaatgtgAGGCTCTTAGAAGAGTCCTAAATCAGAAATCAAAATCAATATTGGAAAATGGGTTTTTGAAGAGTTGTATAATTCAGAAAGTAATGCCAAATAGTGGCagttaaattgaaaattactCTGATGGGCCATCGTCCTGGCTGCACTTCACTGGTATTTGTATAGGTTACCCATTTTTTGTTAGGTTTTTCAGCGTTCGCATGCAAACGATGGCAGCAATTACCAATACTCGATACCAAAAAGGGTAACAGCAATCGCCCAAAACACTCACCCACACACAGCGAGGGCTAGGAGGCGAGGACTAGGAATTTGGTTGGTGTGCGTGAAGGAAAAAATTAGATAAAACACCTACGAGCCGCTGAATATGCCACAGTCGGAAAGGAAAGCGCGCGCCGAGCAAATCGAACAAAAAACGAGAACAAAAGCTCCGAAAAAACACAGGCCGGAAATAAGGAACTAAAGAAACACACTGTGGAAAGCGAAGAAAATCGAGTCGGTCGGTAGTGGAAAAGTGTACGCGATTTGTATGTGATTTAGTGACTTGTGTGGAGTTGAATTAAAAACTGCCCTGGACAGGGTCATAAGATATATCCATTATCCTTTTGTGTCAAGTTCAATGCACCTGTCTGGCCCTGCAACATTTGCATAGAAAAAGGACAATGGCTGATGGAAAAGCCAGAGGTCGTCCGTCCACCTAATTGGAGTTAAATATACCCTGACCGGCCGTTACAACTTTAGACTAATTGGCATTGACATTTCCATATCCCCCCAGGGACCCATTAAAATTTGGGTCACTTTTTTGGTGGAAAACCTTGAAAGTAACACACGCAGCTCTCCCGGGGAAACTGTGTCAAGTAGGTCTCCAAAATTTCGACCTCACGCAAGTGCCGAATTTTAGACTCCAAATCGAATTACTCATCAATCGAGTGTAAGGCACGTGATAACTGTCTTTAGTACATTTCTCAAGGACTTTGGGCCAGAAGGACCTGCTTCTTGACCAGTTCTTTCATAAATTTCCATACTACTCCCGCCGTTACCATTCCAGTTCTTTGACGATAATACGAGCATTCGAATTCGAAAAATCGATTCGCGGCTAATTGCTGTATTTTCAAcgtaatttttttgttttcggggAGCTTGTCGTCCTGCACCGGGCCATGTCCTGGACAGTGCAAAGGCAGAAAACAATCATTGTGCATTAGGAGCCTTGGcaaattgtaaaataaataaataaaacataaaactcACATGTGAGGCCCGGCAGTGAACGCAGGTTGTGTCTCTCAGAACGCCCACTCTGTCCCCATTTTCCGGCTTTTCCGCCATTCCATATTTTTCATTCCGTATGCACACACGCAAGGACCCGACCTGACCTGAGTTGAGAAATTGTCCAGTTGACCAGCACCTGTTCAATTGTCCATTCAGACGTCGATGAACTTGCCAGGACATCGGTTCGCTCAGCTCCAggattttggattttatttcaAACAGAAAGAGGTGCCAAgttgaaaaataaagaacaaCCAATGAATCGCGACTGGGGGGATGTGCAGAGCCGAGGACTCTAAGCTGAGATTAAGGACATTGAGAGACAGTCCTGgaaaggaaaactaaaaaaatgcCACCAAAGCGACGGAGAAGATTCCAAGGACTCTACTACCATTCATCGCCGCCCAAGGGTGAGTGCTTTCATGAATCTCAACTgagaaatattaaatagatATATTATAACATAAATAAGTGTCCAATTTTAACACACTTTTTCTCCCAGTGATCAGAGACACATATTCATATTCATTCATCCTAATTGAGGGGAAATTGTAGTGACAAAAACGCCAGGCGCTGGCCAAAATTTGCATATTGCGTGTTGATAAAGGGTGTCGGCTCAACAAGTTACCACTGAGGGGCAGGGGGACGATTGCCACATTAAGTGGCAAACACTAATGCGCCATTTCCGTGGCGCTTTCAAGCAGTTTTTATTGCCACTCAACGTGTCTGCGTGGGGGTTTCATTTAATGATTCACTGCGGCCGACTAATTTACATGTCACATACTTGCGGAGTTGCTCGAAATTCCTACCTCAAGGTAGGGGGACGTGCTCCGTGACCTTGACACATGAGGTATGTGGGTGTCGCTTCCATCAAAGGAGTTCCAAGGAAAGCCATTTAATGGTGCCACCCCAAAGGTATGCTATAGAAACCTATATCTTCCTCCCCCCAGGGGATGCTAATCAACTTTGAACGGGACAAATGGAAATTCTATTTTCACTCTCACACGTATGTATTTGTTTTGGGTCAGCTCGTAATGAAAACGTTGACTTGCTGCTCTATGTAGTCCTATGTACTCTATATCCGATGTATATGGGGGTTATTTATTCATGTCAGAAGTTGGAGGAGCGCGAACAGGACGCAATTATTCCTCCTCCTTTGCTTTTCGCCAGCGACCGCTGGGTTTTGACCACAACAGTCAACAGCCAGCCAAATTCAACACCTTTCGCTCGGGCCAAGTTGGTTTAGTTTGCCAACGTGGCTCAAGCTGGCCAGACGCGAAGAAAGTCAAGCACTATCAGGGGCGATTCAGGTAAAGGTAATGTCGGTTGGCCGAGCTCAGCTTGTCACACACACAATTTACACACAATCTAATCTAAGCCAAGTCTAAGCGCAGCCTAATCCAAGATGTTTGGTCCTCTTGCAGTCATGCCGATGAATGGACAGACGGGCGGACAAAATGGACGCAAGCGCCGCGACAATGACGGTGCGTATGAGTAACAAAATGGCGGCGTGGGGCTACTTCCGGTTTCCATTTCTCTGGCCAGATGTTGCACTTCCCAAAATTCACATACGCCGATGATATACATACGCCCCCGATATTTAGTGCCCCCGAAAAGAAAAGTTGCCGCCAACGACCTTGAAGCATTTCAAGTTGCCAAAACGCAAACTTTCGCCCGGGGCGGAAATTGTCTCAAGTTTCCACTAATGCCACTTTAAGCGACTCACAAAACTTGAACATTCATTGCATTTCTCTtcgttttaatttagttttcagttttcccAGTTTTcctcagttttttttttgcatgcAAACACGAATTTCGGCTCGGAATTTCGGGGgcgaaaatgaaatggaaatcgCAGTAATCGGTGGTGCCCCAGGAGTTTCCTGGGGCGGATGGGGGCAACCTGGTGGGAAAATTAATTTCCacgttttcaattttccatttgtattttttgcttTCGCGGCCGGGTAATAGATTTCTCGGTGAAGCTATCCACCATCAGGATCTGGATGCACGAGAAGGACATCGGCAAGTTGACGCGCATTTTGTGGGCGGGGCAGGGCAACCGCCTTTGCCAACAGGCCAGTAACAATGGGCGTGTCAAGCGTTTCCTGGCCGCCGTACCCCACGTCATGGTGAGCTCGATAACAGAAGTCTCATTTCCTtcacattttccattttccatttccctttccattttcatttcttGAAGAATGCCATCAAGGATCTGCACCAGGCTGTGATTGACAACAATCTGGAGAGCGTTCAATCACAATTGGAGCCACCGGTGCCAAGTGCCCTGGTTACCTGCAAGGATGGCAACGGCCTGAATATCATCCACAAGGCCGCCGGTCTGGGCCACACCAAGATCCTGGAGTATCTGGTGGGCATTTGGCCGGAGGGTGCCCACGAAGTGGACATCACCGGCAAGACGGCGCTCCACTGGGCGGCCAGTGCCAAGAACAACATGAGATGCTACACCCTGCTGACCCAGGCGGGATGTGACGAGGAGGCTGTGGATTATGTGAGTGGGAATTTTATTCCGATTTTTGTAGAGGCCTTTGGAAACTTTGCAATGAAAGTCAAAGTTTTCCTCCCAAAGGTCATCAAGGTGATGGCTTCGGGGTGTGGGTGATGGTTTATGGTCTTTTTAGTCCTCGTAGTGGGGCAGTAATTAAAATGATTCATTGCGGCTATTTCAGAAAATGAAGACACCTTCGTACTATCGCCACAAGCCGCACGAAATAGAGCGGGCTTTTCTGGTTTATGTGCCGGAAGCCCCTCGCGTCTCCCCCGAGAGCGTCACCGACTGGGAGGCCTTGGGCGATGACACCGGCGGCGACAATGGGGCAGGTGGCGACTCCATCTCGAAGGTGGGTGTGTATTTTGGGGGCGGCCCCTTCGGTGGGTTTTAATTTCCACTATTTCCTTTCAGAAACTGGACATGAAGGTTCTTCTGCCCACTGTGAATGGTCGCCAGTCACTGGACGACAGCCTTGAGAACACCTCGGAGCTGGACACCAACGATGGGTAAGTGGGAGGATTTCTTAGTGGGTTTTTTTCGGAGGTGGGGGCTTTGGCTTAGAGTTTTAGCTGCGCTGATTTTTGATTTGTGGTTTTATGGGGCATGGCTTTGAGAGAgaattttttgcattttgaaatCGCAGTACGAGTGCCAACGAAGACGACGATCTCTCGAAAGCGGATGCGGAACCGGTTCCGGAAGCGGAAGCGGAAGCGGATGCGGAAGTGGCCGCATCGCCATTGCAGCGCCGACCGGAAACCCCGGCCACCTTTAACACCATAAATGGCGATGATAGCGAGGCAGAGGTAAGTGGCAATGCCTTTTTAGCTTCCGTTTCCCCCATTTTGTTTGCTTTCGATGGTTTAGCGGCTTGCTTGCACCTTAAAACCCCAATtagaaaaaagtaaaataatagATGGCTTTTGGTGTTAATAATATGCTTCGAGTGGGTGATGGAAACTCTGTGAAAGTAAGCCATTGTCGGCCCTCGCCTTTCTAGCCCTCTCACCTTTCTCTCGGCACTCTGCGCTTTTTGTTTAGAGCTGAatataaaaccaaaaatatatacaaatccTTCGCTAATATTGTACATAGGCTCGAAGATGGATGGAGCGTAGAACTGAGTCACCTGGAAAGCAATCAGTCGACAAT
Coding sequences:
- the LOC6496381 gene encoding uncharacterized protein LOC6496381 isoform X3, which translates into the protein MPPKRRRRFQGLYYHSSPPKVMPMNGQTGGQNGRKRRDNDDFSVKLSTIRIWMHEKDIGKLTRILWAGQGNRLCQQASNNGRVKRFLAAVPHVMNAIKDLHQAVIDNNLESVQSQLEPPVPSALVTCKDGNGLNIIHKAAGLGHTKILEYLVGIWPEGAHEVDITGKTALHWAASAKNNMRCYTLLTQAGCDEEAVDYKMKTPSYYRHKPHEIERAFLVYVPEAPRVSPESVTDWEALGDDTGGDNGAGGDSISKKLDMKVLLPTVNGRQSLDDSLENTSELDTNDGILQEL
- the LOC6496377 gene encoding uncharacterized protein LOC6496377, encoding MAQANQGSNQGCLRRCLALIVLTTLWQLIASVDASSHPPKSVNIELRRKRSLQWNGIELDESSLVEHLMEHEKALIFGSRLGKEAPEFKLVHVAQGEEIHAVSPEDEAAEQPRRQRRSLRAQDDVQQEASVATTEGVIAETEVEVEARLQLQQSPQLIDDAFIFIRRTENGTQFVEHSPQLLKRLERCFYRSPGAALDLCENGSVRGVFQQNDSDFVIHPLPARFGGGTHVLYQARVDKNNYSGASEPLDSQLQFEPDEEEFNEPRRRLRAQSPAQSPLRLRYQPRHHHHHHVHSTHPHRRRRRFISSASRSRWSEIPEELFIETAIFVDSDLFAHMQRNFPTNTEGKLISFVMAMINGVQLLYHHHTLGRRINFVLKRLEIWKSSEPAGLSRSVDVDRYLNSFCNWQEKLNPFSDDDPLHYDHALILTGLDLVAFPKPPAKPNSQVVGLATVGGMCTSTFSCTINEAKHFESVFVVAHEIGHNLGMRHDAEEISCDPTMHIMSPKLGSGKVTWSKCSRTFLEDFLADPQAECLFDRGQFVGNLDHSAGGILPGQRFDANQQCMLRFGKNFMRDPSQSQTEICRDLHCRQDGSPWTSHPPLEGTECGDNMWCRGGSCETRSSQKASFYSHKPWPQGSVTHEKYTSRPNMIPSLLHDYNPAGNELPGTTSNWGEWGEPSACESGCLYGASRRLLEGSTGLRTFNRSCLNYRNRCMGRDRRFETCTTHQCHKVVVQTVEDFATNVCMRAGLLDKELTGEGLQLSSTSDTACMVFCRTKNNGTKSRRWTFPDGTTCRSKNHNPEDITYCIAGRCERFSCDNSTSNFFRMDHGFCRERSLRPTRDSADQESRQETTSKRYAERQEGITQRSPHENEVSKRFHPQNNHIGSGVPPYKRRSYPKQHIPEHIPARPPPPASASLIALDRRSSGESSEWEVHPGCHSNCMTDSKGVQGVTSRRTGAESIQLCSRPVHPCERLLTAAEFAEQTCARYRQKVRGLSGHGAQISASIDEPDRSCRVGCQDERIKYRYYLVNGRNGHFPPGTRCSPVGKRYCVYGKCLEFGDDDLPLDKTHISLGQLRIGFPRRKRSLPEDLGQLHFNISSEYIEFTQPIHVSADELNSNSQ